The Longimicrobiales bacterium genome includes the window GCTTCGATATCGACGCCGTGGCGGCCTACGGTGAGGCCGAGCGCGCCCGACTCCTGGCGGACGCATCCATCATACGGAACCGGCTGAAGGTCGACGCCGTCATGGAGAACGCCCGCAGGCTGGTCGGCATACGCGCGGAGTACGGCTCGTTCGCAGCCTGGCTCGACGCCCACCATCCCCTGCCGAAGGAGGAATGGGTCAGGCTGTTCAAGCGCACGTTCCGATTTACGGGGGGAGAGATCGTCGGCGAGTTCCTCATGAGCACCGGCTACCTGCCGGGCGCGCACCGCGACAGCTGCCCGGTCCAGGCGGCGGTGCTGGCCGCCCGTCCCGCGTGGACGCGGGTCTCGGAGCCGGCCGCGGGCTGACGCCCCGGACCCGGCTTCACTCTACGGTTACGCGCCATCCAGCCATGCGCTGTTCCCTGGACGCGTGGCACTGAATAACGGCCAGGCGCCACTCGGCTGTGGACATCCCATGCCTGAACCGGCCATAACCGTAGAGTGAAGCCGGGTCCGGGATCAGTTCTCGTTGCTACGCGTGGGGCGCACCACCTCGACCGCCGCCTCGCCGGCCGCTTCCGCTGCCTGCTGCGCACG containing:
- a CDS encoding DNA-3-methyladenine glycosylase I, producing the protein MSYCDAAPGHPYHGPYHDREYGFPITADAALFERLVLEINQAGLSWLTILKKRDNFRAAFDGFDIDAVAAYGEAERARLLADASIIRNRLKVDAVMENARRLVGIRAEYGSFAAWLDAHHPLPKEEWVRLFKRTFRFTGGEIVGEFLMSTGYLPGAHRDSCPVQAAVLAARPAWTRVSEPAAG